The following coding sequences lie in one Listeria ivanovii subsp. londoniensis genomic window:
- a CDS encoding DMT family transporter produces MDWIFLFIAGLCEMAFVVMLKLSEGFKRFGYAALTILFMSASFFLLSLSLKTIPIGTGYAIWTGIGAVGSVTLGMIVFKERKSAGKLLFITMIIAGVIGLKLTSGV; encoded by the coding sequence ATGGATTGGATATTCTTATTTATTGCGGGATTATGTGAAATGGCCTTTGTTGTAATGCTGAAGCTTTCAGAAGGGTTCAAACGATTTGGCTATGCGGCATTAACTATTTTATTTATGTCAGCGAGTTTTTTCTTACTATCTCTCTCTCTTAAAACGATTCCAATTGGGACAGGTTATGCAATTTGGACAGGAATCGGCGCAGTCGGGAGTGTAACACTTGGCATGATTGTCTTTAAAGAACGAAAGAGTGCTGGGAAATTGTTATTTATTACGATGATTATTGCCGGTGTGATTGGATTGAAATTAACATCTGGAGTTTAA
- a CDS encoding D-alanine--D-alanine ligase gives MKTKLILLYGGKSAEHEVSLQTAFSVINALDLNKFEAQPIYITNEGEWIQGPLLSGKLDFVEQLRFAAADKVELALVETEKSAGELISPAVLEADGQETVVFPLLHGPNGEDGTVQGLFEVLNIPYVGNGVLASSAAMDKIVMKKIFADAAIPQVPAVAVRLIDWKNFQDEMVTEMEEVLEYPVFVKPANLGSSVGISKATNKQELTEAMTEAFLYDRRVVVEQGVIAREIEMGVLGNDTPICSVPGEILPEGAVAKFYDYKAKYQDNNTALIIPTEVEPEILAQMKEYAIQAFLGLDASGLVRADFFLTDDNQLFLNEVNTMPGFTPYSMYPLLWQETGLPYPALIERLVDLAKERHAAKNALKYKLED, from the coding sequence ATGAAAACCAAGTTAATTTTATTATACGGTGGAAAATCCGCAGAACATGAGGTTTCTTTACAAACGGCATTTTCTGTAATTAATGCACTAGATTTAAATAAATTTGAAGCACAACCAATATATATTACAAACGAAGGGGAATGGATACAAGGCCCACTCCTTTCTGGGAAATTAGACTTTGTGGAGCAATTGCGTTTTGCGGCAGCTGATAAAGTGGAACTTGCTTTAGTAGAAACGGAGAAGTCGGCGGGAGAACTTATTAGCCCAGCTGTTTTAGAAGCAGATGGACAAGAGACTGTTGTGTTCCCATTGTTACATGGACCAAACGGAGAAGACGGTACAGTACAAGGATTATTTGAAGTATTAAATATCCCTTATGTTGGGAATGGTGTGCTTGCTTCATCAGCGGCAATGGATAAAATCGTTATGAAAAAGATCTTTGCAGATGCAGCGATTCCTCAAGTTCCAGCAGTAGCTGTTCGTTTGATTGACTGGAAGAACTTTCAGGATGAAATGGTTACCGAAATGGAAGAAGTACTAGAATACCCAGTTTTTGTTAAACCAGCAAATCTTGGTTCTAGTGTTGGTATTAGCAAGGCGACCAATAAACAAGAGCTAACGGAAGCGATGACTGAAGCATTTTTATATGATCGTCGTGTAGTAGTAGAGCAAGGTGTAATTGCTCGTGAAATTGAAATGGGCGTACTTGGAAATGATACACCCATTTGTTCCGTACCGGGTGAAATTTTGCCAGAAGGCGCTGTGGCAAAATTTTATGATTATAAAGCGAAGTATCAAGACAATAATACTGCGCTTATTATCCCGACAGAAGTAGAGCCAGAAATTTTAGCACAAATGAAGGAATATGCTATTCAAGCGTTCTTAGGTTTAGATGCAAGTGGACTTGTTCGTGCTGATTTCTTTTTAACAGATGATAATCAATTATTCTTAAATGAAGTGAATACGATGCCAGGATTTACGCCTTATAGTATGTATCCACTTTTATGGCAAGAAACAGGATTACCTTATCCGGCCCTAATTGAACGACTGGTTGATTTAGCAAAAGAACGTCATGCAGCAAAAAATGCACTTAAATATAAATTAGAAGACTAA
- a CDS encoding UDP-N-acetylmuramoyl-tripeptide--D-alanyl-D-alanine ligase codes for MKKTVGEVVGMLDSTIHTDAFRDVVITGVCFDTRQIKPGDLFVPFVGELRDGHEFVGQAREMGAVATFWQKNVPNPPTDFPVILVEDTLLALQEMAKKYIQEVKPKVIAITGSNGKTTTKDIMAAIVETSYKVHYTGGNFNNHIGLPYTILTMPEDTEVAVLEMGMNHRHEIEVLSKIAKPDIAIITNIGEAHIEYLGSREEIAKAKLEITAGLSPSGILIYPYEEALLLSHIDGDFRQLTFGKSQEAEIYPLAIHAEAEGTAFVTNWEPDLEIFVPIIGEHNVFNAMATMLAAREIGIEGEKIQKALRNMERSKSRLEWLTTKNGTRILNDAYNSSPTALKTVLKTFMHMDSQGKRKYLVLADMLELGELSEQLHKESAEVLEEGAVEKVFLYGEAMKAFEEVAKIKIGQRKVQHFDTKESLETALLSEMDGNEWILVKGSYGMGLKDVVENLIIK; via the coding sequence TTGAAAAAAACAGTAGGCGAAGTAGTAGGCATGTTAGATAGCACTATTCATACAGATGCATTTCGCGATGTCGTTATTACTGGTGTTTGTTTTGATACGAGGCAAATAAAGCCAGGTGACTTATTTGTGCCATTTGTTGGGGAATTGCGTGATGGTCACGAATTTGTCGGACAAGCGCGAGAAATGGGTGCGGTCGCGACTTTCTGGCAGAAGAATGTACCAAATCCACCGACTGATTTTCCAGTTATTTTAGTAGAGGACACCTTACTAGCTTTGCAAGAGATGGCAAAGAAATATATCCAAGAAGTGAAACCAAAAGTTATTGCAATCACTGGTAGTAACGGAAAAACAACAACGAAAGATATTATGGCTGCGATAGTTGAAACAAGCTACAAAGTACATTATACCGGTGGGAATTTTAATAATCATATTGGCCTGCCTTATACGATTTTGACTATGCCGGAAGATACTGAAGTGGCAGTACTTGAAATGGGTATGAATCATCGACATGAAATTGAAGTGCTATCTAAAATTGCCAAACCAGATATTGCCATTATCACAAATATCGGCGAAGCACACATTGAATACTTAGGTTCACGCGAAGAAATTGCGAAGGCGAAATTAGAGATTACTGCTGGGCTCAGTCCAAGTGGAATTTTAATTTACCCATATGAGGAAGCTTTGCTGTTAAGCCATATTGATGGAGACTTTAGACAATTAACTTTTGGGAAATCACAGGAAGCCGAAATTTATCCTCTAGCTATTCACGCTGAGGCAGAAGGTACCGCATTTGTAACAAATTGGGAACCTGATTTAGAAATTTTTGTACCAATTATTGGAGAGCATAACGTATTTAATGCTATGGCGACAATGCTAGCGGCAAGAGAGATTGGCATCGAAGGCGAAAAAATCCAAAAAGCACTTCGGAATATGGAACGCTCTAAAAGTCGCTTAGAATGGCTAACAACAAAAAACGGCACAAGGATTTTAAATGATGCCTATAATTCTAGCCCAACAGCCCTTAAAACCGTTTTAAAAACGTTTATGCATATGGATTCGCAAGGGAAACGGAAATATTTAGTGCTTGCCGATATGTTAGAGTTAGGCGAATTGTCTGAGCAGCTGCACAAAGAATCTGCGGAAGTGTTGGAAGAAGGAGCAGTTGAGAAAGTATTCTTATATGGTGAAGCGATGAAAGCTTTCGAGGAAGTTGCTAAAATAAAAATTGGTCAGAGAAAAGTTCAACATTTCGACACGAAAGAATCGCTTGAAACTGCCCTTCTTAGCGAAATGGATGGAAATGAATGGATACTGGTCAAAGGTTCTTATGGAATGGGCTTGAAAGATGTGGTAGAAAATCTTATTATTAAGTGA
- a CDS encoding alpha/beta hydrolase translates to MVACLCIHGFTGSPKEVEPLADYLREHTDWDILAPTLPGHDHLRHLKNVTYKDWIVFVDSILSQMLKEDEEVYIIGFSMGGLLAGWLARHYPEVKKLVLLSTAVNAMEWPQIVENSKQVLAEAKEVTLKNSPMFKRYQKKVTETPWASTLQFQKMVALAKPVFEHIEIPTFIAQGSNDSVVPAEKSVQFLMDSIPGPKELFILEGSEHVICQDKQAEQLFEAVLAFLQKDLAVLKVN, encoded by the coding sequence ATGGTTGCTTGTTTGTGTATTCATGGTTTTACAGGTTCACCAAAAGAGGTGGAGCCACTTGCTGATTATTTGCGAGAGCATACAGATTGGGATATACTCGCACCTACATTACCAGGCCATGATCACCTGCGCCACTTGAAAAATGTGACGTATAAAGATTGGATTGTTTTCGTAGATAGCATCTTGAGTCAAATGTTAAAAGAAGACGAAGAAGTATACATTATTGGTTTTTCCATGGGTGGTTTACTTGCTGGATGGCTTGCCAGGCACTATCCAGAAGTGAAAAAACTAGTATTACTAAGCACCGCAGTAAATGCGATGGAATGGCCACAAATTGTCGAAAATTCCAAGCAAGTATTAGCCGAAGCAAAAGAAGTCACACTTAAAAATAGTCCAATGTTCAAACGTTACCAAAAAAAAGTGACGGAAACTCCCTGGGCTTCCACACTTCAATTCCAAAAAATGGTAGCTTTAGCCAAACCTGTTTTCGAACATATTGAAATTCCGACTTTTATTGCGCAAGGTAGCAATGATTCTGTGGTTCCTGCTGAAAAAAGCGTTCAATTTTTAATGGATAGTATTCCGGGACCAAAAGAGTTATTTATTTTAGAAGGCTCGGAACATGTCATTTGTCAAGATAAACAAGCGGAGCAACTTTTCGAAGCGGTATTGGCATTTTTACAAAAGGATCTCGCAGTTTTGAAGGTAAATTAA
- a CDS encoding substrate-binding domain-containing protein, with product MKKVTMQDIADKLNITKNSVSQALGNKNGVSEQTKLAVFKMADELGYKYKKEIAREVVKEKFALLATSFALSQRSFFGEIIDNMKQSIIARQGELVIFPVTDEEAELHQIPEQLQNENWTGIFLLSHINTEYSKQITMLGIPVVLIDHHDPHLKADAVISQNKDGAFTAVEFLIQNNHQKIGFLGDITFSPSYEERLEGYKKALNYYQIPFNEKHAITQIKEEQTSLYKTLDALDELPTAWFCVNSGLGFILNTYLQSKGYTIPNDISIICFDNTEFTVLSKPPLTTMCTNLSFMGEKAVELMYNRIRKPDDGFVHLALATNLIVRDSVNAIKKTIQQQP from the coding sequence ATGAAGAAAGTAACGATGCAAGATATTGCTGATAAGCTAAATATAACCAAGAATTCCGTATCACAAGCTTTAGGCAATAAAAACGGTGTCAGCGAACAAACCAAATTAGCTGTTTTCAAAATGGCTGATGAACTGGGTTATAAATATAAAAAAGAAATAGCTAGAGAAGTTGTTAAAGAGAAATTTGCTCTTTTAGCCACTTCTTTCGCATTATCGCAGCGAAGTTTTTTTGGAGAAATTATTGATAATATGAAACAAAGCATCATCGCACGCCAAGGAGAGTTAGTTATTTTCCCCGTAACAGACGAGGAAGCCGAATTACACCAAATTCCCGAACAACTTCAAAATGAAAATTGGACTGGCATTTTCTTACTTTCACATATCAACACAGAGTATAGCAAACAAATTACCATGCTTGGAATACCTGTCGTCTTAATCGATCATCACGATCCTCATCTAAAAGCCGATGCCGTAATTAGCCAAAATAAAGATGGCGCATTCACTGCGGTTGAATTTTTAATCCAAAATAACCATCAAAAAATTGGGTTTCTCGGTGATATTACATTTTCCCCAAGTTACGAGGAACGATTAGAAGGATATAAAAAAGCGCTAAACTACTATCAAATCCCTTTTAATGAAAAACATGCTATCACTCAAATTAAAGAAGAACAAACGAGCCTTTATAAAACATTAGACGCACTAGATGAGCTACCAACTGCTTGGTTTTGCGTTAATTCTGGACTAGGATTTATTTTAAATACGTATTTGCAGTCCAAAGGCTACACTATACCAAATGACATATCGATTATTTGTTTTGATAATACCGAATTTACAGTACTTAGCAAACCCCCACTGACAACGATGTGCACCAATTTATCCTTTATGGGTGAAAAAGCAGTAGAATTGATGTACAATCGCATAAGAAAACCAGATGACGGATTTGTTCATCTGGCACTTGCAACTAATTTAATTGTCCGTGATTCTGTTAATGCAATCAAAAAAACGATTCAGCAACAACCATAA
- a CDS encoding ABC transporter substrate-binding protein has translation MKIRKIAYAALSIAVAGSLLAACGGAGSNGSDDSGKTKVTFWAAPNPTQVKYWDEMAKAYEKENPDVTIEVSQMKESPSSEATIQSAIASKTAPTMSENINRSFAAQLADSKAIVPLNDVKGLDKVVDERNMTETMKSWEFSDGNQYVLPVYSNPILFAWRLDTLKELGYDAPPKTYSEALEVGKKLKAKYPDKVLWAKGDLSDPTAWMRWFDFFPLYDAASKGNAFVEDGKLVADDKAGTELLTFMSELQKNKLLLSSKATDPFETGTSIMADNGPWTFPNWDEKFPELKYNENYTISSPLVPDNMADEENISTYADSKGVVMYAQATDKEKEAAMDFLKFVYSDDENDLKFLETTNLIPARDDATKNDAFTAFFKENPELEVYAANVPYSIPAMDDAKYNDIQQIIGEEAWNPIVRGEKKPVKAWSDMKKAEDGVLQE, from the coding sequence ATGAAGATTAGAAAAATTGCTTATGCAGCCCTCAGTATTGCGGTTGCAGGGTCACTCTTAGCTGCTTGTGGCGGCGCGGGAAGTAACGGTAGCGATGACAGTGGGAAAACAAAAGTAACATTTTGGGCCGCTCCAAATCCTACACAAGTAAAATATTGGGATGAAATGGCTAAAGCTTACGAAAAAGAAAATCCAGATGTGACTATTGAAGTTAGCCAAATGAAAGAAAGTCCATCTTCTGAAGCGACCATTCAATCAGCTATTGCCTCTAAAACGGCTCCAACAATGTCTGAAAATATCAATCGTAGTTTCGCAGCACAATTAGCTGATAGCAAGGCAATCGTTCCTTTAAATGATGTTAAAGGCCTAGATAAGGTAGTAGATGAACGGAATATGACAGAAACAATGAAGTCTTGGGAATTCTCTGATGGCAATCAATATGTGCTGCCAGTTTATTCTAATCCAATTTTATTTGCATGGCGTTTAGATACGCTAAAAGAACTCGGCTATGATGCTCCTCCAAAAACATATAGTGAAGCGCTTGAAGTTGGTAAAAAACTAAAAGCAAAATATCCAGATAAAGTACTTTGGGCAAAAGGGGATTTATCTGATCCAACCGCTTGGATGCGTTGGTTTGACTTTTTCCCACTTTATGACGCAGCTTCAAAAGGCAATGCTTTTGTAGAAGATGGCAAATTGGTTGCTGATGATAAAGCTGGAACAGAACTGCTTACTTTTATGTCAGAATTACAAAAAAATAAATTGCTTCTTTCTAGTAAAGCAACGGATCCGTTTGAAACAGGAACGAGTATTATGGCTGATAATGGCCCTTGGACTTTCCCTAACTGGGACGAAAAATTCCCAGAACTTAAATATAATGAAAACTATACAATCAGTTCTCCATTAGTACCAGATAACATGGCTGATGAAGAAAACATTTCTACATACGCTGATTCTAAAGGCGTTGTCATGTATGCACAAGCAACAGATAAAGAAAAAGAAGCAGCGATGGATTTCTTGAAATTTGTATATAGTGATGATGAAAATGATTTGAAATTCTTGGAAACAACCAATTTAATTCCAGCTCGTGATGATGCGACTAAAAATGATGCATTTACAGCATTCTTTAAAGAGAATCCAGAATTAGAAGTTTATGCAGCCAATGTACCATATAGCATTCCAGCGATGGATGATGCGAAATACAATGACATCCAACAAATTATCGGTGAAGAAGCGTGGAACCCGATTGTTCGTGGGGAGAAAAAACCTGTAAAAGCTTGGTCAGACATGAAGAAAGCTGAGGACGGGGTGCTTCAAGAATGA
- a CDS encoding carbohydrate ABC transporter permease, whose product MKRRNNKLGWSFTSPYLIFTAIFFLVPLVWSIWLSVTDWNMMSPEINFVGLDNFIKAFTSPAVQASFFVTYKFLIVFVPMALIISMVVAVLVNGLPKFKGLYLVAFFLPYLSSGVVTSLIVQGLLSYNSALNVFLRGHFGWDIDWLGTPMSALVIISLMIAWKMSGYYALILISGLASINHEIYEAAAMDGSGRFRTFWKVTVPMLYPALFTVIVLAVGVSFGIFTEVYQLTGGGPNFATNTWQMEIFNQAFVNLNSGYASAISLIAATVTFASIGVIKKMLEKWGQRNGWT is encoded by the coding sequence ATGAAGCGGCGAAATAACAAGTTGGGCTGGTCTTTTACCAGCCCGTATCTCATATTCACAGCAATCTTTTTCTTAGTACCTTTAGTTTGGTCGATTTGGTTATCCGTGACGGATTGGAACATGATGAGTCCGGAAATCAATTTTGTTGGTTTGGATAATTTTATCAAAGCATTTACGAGCCCAGCTGTGCAAGCATCCTTTTTTGTTACGTATAAGTTTTTAATAGTGTTCGTACCAATGGCACTGATTATTTCAATGGTAGTAGCAGTTTTGGTGAATGGTCTTCCAAAATTTAAAGGTCTTTATCTGGTTGCTTTTTTTCTGCCATATTTATCTTCGGGTGTTGTAACGTCACTAATTGTACAAGGTCTTCTTTCGTACAATAGTGCGCTAAATGTATTTTTGCGCGGCCATTTTGGTTGGGATATTGATTGGCTCGGAACACCGATGTCTGCACTTGTCATAATTTCCTTGATGATTGCTTGGAAAATGTCAGGTTATTACGCGCTCATTTTAATTTCTGGGCTTGCAAGTATTAATCATGAAATTTACGAAGCAGCTGCAATGGATGGATCTGGTCGGTTTAGAACTTTTTGGAAAGTCACAGTACCAATGCTTTACCCAGCGTTATTTACTGTTATTGTACTCGCGGTAGGAGTTAGCTTCGGGATTTTCACTGAGGTCTATCAATTAACTGGTGGTGGGCCGAACTTTGCAACAAACACATGGCAAATGGAGATTTTTAACCAAGCATTTGTTAACTTGAATTCTGGTTATGCTTCTGCTATTTCACTTATTGCTGCAACTGTCACATTTGCATCGATTGGTGTTATTAAGAAAATGTTGGAGAAATGGGGTCAACGAAATGGTTGGACGTAA
- a CDS encoding carbohydrate ABC transporter permease, protein MVGRNSKAGKIVRYILTTLLMLVMIYPFIYLVLNSFAAWDQVDKKLIPTEFTMRSWDWLFGNSVVAAPAPWIHAFINTIIVSTIATGLMLLFGLMVGYALAKVDFKGKRLVNNAILFQMFFPAIILLIPQFLMITDMGLLDTYAGMIIPTMLSLWAVFMYTNFFKAIPDTLIEAAKLDGASDLKILFRVVLPMSKSITTVIFLFLFTDRWTNLLWDMLVTKSDSTVTLNVLISQMFGPYATYPGPMYAASVLLTLPLIILFLFFSKKFQEGMQFTLK, encoded by the coding sequence ATGGTTGGACGTAATAGTAAAGCAGGTAAAATTGTTCGATATATCCTAACAACTTTACTAATGCTAGTCATGATTTACCCATTTATTTATCTGGTGCTGAACTCATTTGCGGCTTGGGATCAGGTGGATAAAAAGTTGATTCCTACTGAATTTACGATGCGTTCGTGGGATTGGCTGTTTGGGAATTCTGTTGTAGCTGCCCCAGCACCATGGATTCATGCGTTTATTAACACGATTATTGTATCCACCATTGCAACAGGACTTATGCTGTTGTTTGGACTGATGGTTGGTTATGCGTTAGCAAAAGTGGATTTTAAAGGGAAACGATTGGTTAATAATGCGATTTTATTCCAAATGTTTTTCCCGGCAATTATTTTGTTAATTCCACAATTCCTAATGATTACAGATATGGGGTTGTTAGACACGTATGCTGGGATGATTATTCCAACAATGCTAAGTTTGTGGGCAGTGTTTATGTATACAAACTTCTTTAAAGCTATTCCAGATACATTAATTGAAGCGGCAAAACTTGACGGAGCAAGCGATTTGAAAATTTTATTTCGTGTTGTTCTGCCGATGTCGAAATCGATTACAACGGTTATCTTTTTATTCCTATTTACAGACAGATGGACCAACTTACTTTGGGACATGCTTGTAACGAAGAGTGATAGCACGGTAACCCTTAACGTACTGATTTCGCAAATGTTTGGTCCGTATGCAACTTATCCTGGTCCAATGTATGCAGCTTCGGTATTACTAACGCTTCCTCTCATTATTTTATTCTTATTCTTCTCGAAAAAGTTCCAAGAGGGAATGCAATTTACTTTGAAATAA
- a CDS encoding alpha-glucosidase, with protein MEFWRGSVFYEIYMKSFQDSNGDGLGDFKGLTSRLDYLADLGIDGIWLTPFYPSPQVDNGYDVSDYCAVNPDYGTMTDFRAFMKEANKREIKVIIDLVLNHSSTEHAWFKESRSSKTNPKRDYYIWREKPNNWESFFGGSAWELDELTNEYYYHSFAKEQADLNWSNPAVQKEMENVLAFWLNEGVAGFRLDVINNLTLVLEFPDNPTENGEMNHLYDRNQQGLEAALEHIAEFCRREQETFLVGEISSDNLTEIARYSSKKMLDVTFNFNFGSVKKIDAESVFASLNAMENELQAGQWPTLFFGSHDMSRFASRLANENLSKTKLLAFLMLTAKGIPFIYYGEEMGMPDIDFTSVDEMRDIQGVSAYYQAFERGESLDNALEIAVQKTRDKARGPMVFPDGEPFTTGESWIKSASLPEKEAKSMWEFYQALLTFRKENEFKEKEYTYLKLDGELLSYRRGNFLFLIHFGSEPVAYTPKEKTTLVFGEAFIEKTSISIAAYSGIALRVED; from the coding sequence TTGGAGTTTTGGCGCGGTAGTGTTTTTTATGAAATTTATATGAAGTCTTTTCAGGATAGTAACGGAGATGGTTTAGGGGACTTCAAAGGACTTACGAGTAGGCTGGATTATTTAGCGGATTTAGGGATAGACGGTATTTGGTTGACGCCGTTTTATCCTTCACCGCAAGTCGATAATGGTTATGATGTCTCGGATTATTGTGCAGTCAATCCGGATTATGGTACTATGACTGATTTTCGTGCGTTTATGAAAGAAGCGAACAAACGAGAAATAAAAGTAATTATTGATTTAGTGTTGAATCATTCTTCCACAGAACATGCGTGGTTTAAGGAATCTCGGAGTAGTAAAACAAACCCAAAACGGGATTACTACATTTGGCGAGAAAAACCGAACAACTGGGAATCTTTTTTTGGAGGTTCTGCATGGGAGTTAGATGAATTAACCAATGAATATTATTATCATAGTTTTGCTAAAGAACAAGCCGATTTGAATTGGTCAAACCCTGCTGTCCAAAAAGAAATGGAAAACGTATTAGCATTTTGGTTAAACGAAGGAGTTGCCGGATTCCGGTTAGATGTAATTAATAATTTAACTTTAGTACTAGAATTTCCAGATAACCCAACTGAAAACGGGGAAATGAATCACTTATATGACCGAAATCAACAAGGACTGGAAGCAGCATTAGAACATATTGCCGAGTTTTGTCGACGAGAGCAAGAAACGTTTTTAGTTGGTGAAATTAGCTCAGATAATTTAACGGAAATTGCGCGCTATAGCTCGAAAAAAATGCTGGATGTTACCTTTAATTTTAATTTTGGGAGTGTCAAAAAAATCGACGCGGAGTCTGTCTTCGCTTCTTTAAATGCGATGGAAAATGAACTTCAAGCTGGACAATGGCCTACGCTTTTCTTTGGAAGTCATGACATGAGTAGATTTGCGTCGCGACTTGCAAATGAGAATCTTTCAAAAACAAAACTATTGGCCTTTTTGATGTTAACTGCAAAAGGAATTCCGTTTATTTATTACGGTGAAGAAATGGGTATGCCTGACATTGATTTTACTTCAGTGGATGAGATGCGTGATATTCAAGGGGTTTCAGCATATTATCAAGCGTTTGAACGAGGTGAAAGCCTAGATAATGCACTGGAAATTGCTGTCCAAAAAACACGTGATAAAGCGCGTGGCCCAATGGTATTTCCAGACGGGGAACCATTTACGACGGGTGAATCATGGATAAAGTCAGCTAGTTTACCTGAAAAAGAAGCTAAGTCGATGTGGGAATTTTACCAAGCGCTACTAACTTTTAGAAAAGAAAATGAGTTTAAGGAAAAAGAATATACCTATTTAAAACTCGATGGAGAATTGCTTAGTTACCGACGTGGCAACTTTTTATTCCTCATTCATTTTGGATCAGAGCCCGTAGCATATACACCTAAAGAAAAAACCACACTTGTTTTTGGGGAAGCATTTATTGAAAAAACGAGTATCAGTATAGCGGCGTATTCTGGAATTGCACTGAGAGTGGAGGATTAA
- a CDS encoding MTP-1 family protein, whose product MKQIQVLLKEYRETATANGTKIHLNGVVDKDVYNITAPFQWLGKEFIAGRVESRDSELAEVHFFEKTAEDNYQIVENTTVLALQDPFVTFVQGELILGGVEVFEKETDPTKLDWRTNLYRAKSLMQFEKILTGPIGMKDLRIKELADGRILVLTRPQGEKGGRGKIGATVIDSLDELTNEKIIAAPLLNRNFSGEEWGGGNEIHLLEDGKIGVLGHIACFDETGNRHYYSCSFQLKDDFTQIEQEKIIAERANFAPSEPKRPDLADVVFSGGLIRKSDGYAELYAGIGDSDAQKIIIPDPFKNN is encoded by the coding sequence ATGAAACAAATTCAAGTATTACTAAAAGAATACCGTGAAACGGCTACGGCAAATGGTACGAAAATCCATTTGAACGGAGTGGTAGACAAAGATGTTTATAATATTACAGCGCCATTTCAGTGGCTCGGAAAAGAATTTATCGCTGGCCGAGTGGAATCACGCGATAGTGAGTTAGCGGAAGTACACTTTTTTGAAAAAACAGCGGAAGACAACTATCAAATCGTAGAAAATACAACAGTTTTAGCCCTGCAAGATCCTTTTGTTACTTTTGTGCAAGGAGAACTTATTTTAGGTGGCGTAGAAGTATTTGAAAAAGAAACGGATCCGACGAAACTAGATTGGCGTACAAATTTATATCGCGCGAAATCTCTAATGCAATTCGAGAAAATTCTTACCGGACCAATTGGAATGAAAGACTTACGAATCAAAGAATTAGCGGATGGTCGGATTTTGGTTTTAACCAGACCTCAAGGCGAAAAAGGCGGACGCGGAAAAATTGGCGCAACTGTTATTGATTCTTTAGACGAATTAACAAACGAAAAAATCATTGCAGCACCACTTTTGAATCGGAATTTTTCTGGGGAAGAATGGGGCGGCGGGAATGAGATTCATTTACTTGAGGATGGTAAGATAGGTGTTCTTGGTCATATTGCTTGTTTTGACGAAACTGGTAATCGCCATTATTATTCCTGTAGTTTTCAATTAAAGGATGACTTTACACAAATCGAACAAGAAAAAATTATTGCGGAACGAGCGAATTTTGCGCCAAGTGAGCCGAAAAGACCTGATTTAGCTGATGTTGTATTTAGCGGTGGTTTAATTAGAAAATCGGACGGATATGCAGAGCTTTATGCTGGAATTGGTGATTCAGACGCGCAAAAAATAATCATTCCAGATCCATTTAAAAATAACTAA